In Nitrospinota bacterium, a single window of DNA contains:
- a CDS encoding UDP-glucose/GDP-mannose dehydrogenase family protein: MKITVVGSGYVGLVTGACLADKGFTVICMDKAQQIVDKINAGTPTIHEKGLEELLKRTRAAGRLSATTDLAAAITGAEVIFLAVGTPFDGKEIDLTYVKAAAAELGRLLHTAGPYPVITVKSTVVPTTTETVVLPILEKESGLKAGTGFGLCSSPEFLREGSAIEDFMNPDRIIIGATDPKTLEKMRQVHAWTSATVVETNPRTAEMIKYTANALLPLMISFSNEIANLASAIGGIDIRDVMKGVHLDYRLNPVVAGKRVNPGILSYLEAGCGFGGSCFPKDVKALAAFAHHKGMGQGILDQITSVNEAQPFKIVSLVTNRLGNLSGRKIAVLGLAFKPETDDTRESPAIPLVRELLRQGAAVTAFDPIVKSEFNKYPGCETLAHAPSWRDAVHGAEAAVIITRWEQFKEISAPELTSLMKRAFLVDTRRMLKKENFASIEYAGIGYRPADA; this comes from the coding sequence ATGAAAATAACAGTTGTCGGCAGCGGCTATGTGGGACTGGTCACCGGCGCATGTCTGGCTGACAAGGGCTTCACCGTCATCTGCATGGACAAGGCCCAACAGATCGTCGACAAAATAAACGCGGGAACACCCACGATCCACGAAAAAGGCCTTGAAGAACTTCTCAAACGAACCCGCGCCGCCGGACGACTCTCCGCCACCACCGATTTGGCGGCGGCCATCACCGGCGCCGAGGTCATTTTCCTCGCGGTTGGCACCCCCTTTGACGGCAAAGAGATAGACCTTACCTATGTAAAGGCCGCCGCCGCGGAATTGGGCCGCCTGCTGCATACCGCCGGGCCTTACCCGGTGATCACGGTAAAAAGCACGGTGGTGCCCACCACCACCGAAACGGTGGTGCTGCCCATCCTTGAAAAAGAATCGGGCCTTAAAGCGGGAACCGGATTCGGCCTCTGCTCCAGTCCCGAGTTCTTGCGCGAAGGGAGCGCCATCGAAGATTTCATGAACCCCGACCGCATCATTATCGGCGCCACCGACCCAAAAACGCTGGAGAAGATGAGGCAGGTACACGCGTGGACTTCCGCCACGGTAGTGGAAACCAATCCCCGCACCGCTGAAATGATAAAGTACACCGCCAACGCCCTGCTGCCGTTGATGATCTCCTTCTCGAATGAAATCGCCAACCTCGCCAGCGCCATCGGCGGCATCGATATACGCGATGTGATGAAAGGGGTACACCTTGATTACCGCCTCAACCCGGTGGTGGCCGGCAAGAGGGTGAACCCCGGTATATTGAGTTATCTCGAAGCCGGTTGCGGTTTCGGGGGGAGCTGCTTCCCCAAGGATGTCAAAGCGCTGGCCGCCTTCGCCCACCACAAGGGGATGGGGCAGGGCATTTTGGATCAGATCACAAGTGTCAACGAAGCGCAGCCCTTCAAAATTGTATCGCTGGTAACAAACCGGCTTGGGAACCTCAGCGGAAGAAAAATCGCGGTGCTGGGGCTCGCCTTCAAGCCGGAAACCGACGACACGCGCGAAAGCCCCGCCATCCCGCTGGTGCGCGAACTGCTGCGGCAAGGCGCGGCGGTAACGGCCTTCGACCCGATAGTGAAAAGCGAATTCAATAAATATCCCGGTTGCGAAACGCTGGCCCATGCCCCCTCGTGGCGCGATGCCGTCCATGGCGCGGAAGCCGCCGTCATCATAACCCGCTGGGAGCAGTTCAAGGAAATAAGCGCCCCCGAACTGACATCACTCATGAAACGCGCATTTTTGGTCGACACCCGCCGAATGCTGAAAAAAGAAAACTTTGCCTCCATCGAATACGCCGGCATTGGCTACCGCCCGGCGGACGCCTGA
- a CDS encoding NAD-dependent epimerase/dehydratase family protein produces MPTSDTTIVSNDMQEIADALGERIQQLEDATILLTGGAGVLGYYLINFFAHANATLLKNKCRVICLDNFIRGVPPWLAPFERSGAIRTVKADITQFDPAALGEIDYIIHAASIASPMYYRQYPIETMDANVIGLRILLDHAAVKMKSARPLKSFLFFSSSEIYGDPPPEFIPTKEDFRGLVSCTGPRACYDESKRYGETLCVNFHQSRGVPVKIARPFNNYGPGLSIDDRRVIPDFCKNILNGQNIVMLSDGSPTRTFCYIADAISGYLLMLLSNHNGESFNIGIETPEISIRNMALTLLNVAERELGIGGLKLITGTSEDKNYLVDNPDRRRPSIEKARRLLGYNPKVSLGEGLRRALLWYSAQIKMGK; encoded by the coding sequence ATGCCTACATCGGATACAACCATTGTCTCGAACGATATGCAAGAAATCGCGGACGCGCTGGGGGAACGCATTCAACAACTGGAAGACGCCACCATCCTCCTCACCGGCGGCGCCGGTGTTTTGGGTTATTACCTCATCAATTTCTTCGCCCACGCAAACGCCACGCTGCTGAAAAATAAATGCCGCGTTATCTGCCTGGACAACTTCATCCGGGGCGTCCCTCCGTGGCTTGCGCCGTTTGAGCGAAGCGGCGCCATCCGCACGGTGAAAGCGGACATCACGCAATTCGATCCCGCCGCGCTGGGGGAAATCGACTACATCATCCACGCCGCATCCATCGCCTCCCCCATGTATTACCGCCAATACCCCATCGAAACGATGGATGCCAACGTTATCGGCCTGCGCATCCTGCTTGACCACGCGGCGGTAAAAATGAAATCGGCCCGGCCGCTCAAGAGTTTCCTCTTTTTCTCCAGCAGCGAAATCTACGGCGACCCGCCCCCTGAATTCATCCCGACCAAAGAGGATTTCCGCGGCCTTGTCTCCTGCACCGGCCCGCGCGCCTGCTACGACGAATCGAAACGCTACGGCGAAACGCTCTGCGTGAATTTCCACCAGTCCCGCGGCGTGCCGGTGAAAATCGCCCGCCCGTTCAACAACTACGGGCCGGGCCTTTCAATCGATGACCGCCGGGTCATCCCCGACTTTTGCAAGAACATCTTAAACGGCCAAAACATCGTGATGCTTTCCGACGGCTCCCCCACCCGCACCTTTTGCTACATAGCCGATGCCATCAGCGGCTACCTTCTGATGTTGCTGTCCAACCATAACGGCGAGTCATTTAACATTGGCATCGAAACGCCGGAAATCTCCATACGTAACATGGCGCTCACGCTTCTGAATGTAGCCGAACGCGAACTCGGCATCGGCGGGCTTAAACTCATCACCGGGACGAGCGAGGACAAAAACTATCTGGTGGATAATCCCGACCGGCGCCGCCCTTCCATCGAAAAGGCCCGCCGCCTGTTGGGGTACAATCCCAAAGTGAGCCTTGGCGAAGGGCTGCGCCGCGCGCTGCTGTGGTATAGTGCGCAGATTAAAATGGGAAAATAA
- a CDS encoding HAMP domain-containing protein: MKFATKLTLLFSGLFLILCLFITAIVTSSSTGILERTIQTQMERRTAEKMDRIDKYLFERNLDTKMMSTDSVLKSKNPSPDLIAARLKELSKNSGSYISLSLYDMSRKRIVDTLGLNVGKIHSLSEYWPDIESGKDAAFDMYYSDSLQLPLFHFAKVVKNEAGAREGVLVATVSTEWLDEIVKITAMPEIKVEIVNRNGLVIYSSYDPNSILKERSIYWEYIKARIERGTMSKGSRIRISGMEEEIVIYGQGKGYKDDTGHGWTLIAHVPKEVVFAPAIELRNRLIIIMSIIGGFSLLAVLLFARTVASPLIKLSAAAEEIGRGNLDVKVAVDSNDEVAVLAKNLNAMAKNLSASRTALEKAKEEAEEATRLKDKFVTLVSHDLQTPLVGMLGMMHLLQEQPEIRPESRHFIVQAVQGNKRMLHMIDQLLDINRIRSGKLQLKLRYCSGTNIVRDAVATVEGMAAEKGIAIQNMVPDKTMVIADPVFLQQVFCNLLTNAVKFSGPGKAVTIKYSPGKSMVFKVEDSGVGIPPDSIKKIFSYHEKTSTHGTRGEAGNGFGLPLSADIMEALNGKLKAESRPEGGASFSVILPNPVPKILIMESSAGSCDALKGLLEERGFTVTASPHALKILEMLKGERFDFLLVQLSGTKETGAELFRLVARDKTLEGMPVLAIDDGKCNDDSKLIKGCETMARGATETAAVIERICSVLMGEGSTRKG; the protein is encoded by the coding sequence ATGAAATTTGCCACAAAGCTGACATTGCTGTTTTCAGGACTTTTCCTGATTCTCTGTCTTTTTATAACGGCCATCGTCACCTCTTCAAGCACCGGTATTCTCGAACGCACCATCCAAACCCAGATGGAACGCCGGACGGCGGAAAAAATGGACAGGATCGACAAATATCTTTTTGAGCGGAACCTGGATACCAAGATGATGTCGACCGATTCCGTCTTAAAATCGAAAAATCCTTCTCCGGATCTCATTGCGGCCCGGTTAAAGGAACTTTCAAAAAACAGCGGCAGTTACATTTCGCTCTCTCTTTACGATATGTCCAGAAAAAGGATTGTCGACACGTTGGGTCTGAATGTGGGAAAAATCCATTCGCTGTCTGAATACTGGCCCGACATCGAATCAGGCAAAGATGCCGCTTTCGACATGTATTATTCCGATTCTCTCCAACTTCCCTTATTCCACTTTGCGAAGGTCGTAAAAAATGAAGCTGGCGCGCGCGAGGGAGTTCTGGTGGCAACGGTATCCACCGAATGGCTGGATGAAATCGTGAAGATCACGGCGATGCCGGAGATAAAAGTGGAGATAGTGAACAGAAACGGGCTGGTGATCTATTCCAGCTACGATCCGAACAGCATCCTGAAGGAACGCTCAATTTACTGGGAATATATAAAGGCCCGGATTGAGCGGGGAACCATGAGTAAAGGTTCCCGCATACGGATTTCCGGCATGGAAGAGGAAATCGTGATCTACGGCCAGGGAAAAGGGTACAAAGATGACACGGGGCACGGATGGACCCTTATAGCCCATGTGCCCAAAGAAGTGGTTTTCGCGCCAGCCATCGAATTGCGGAACCGCCTGATAATCATCATGTCCATAATCGGCGGCTTCAGCCTGCTGGCGGTGCTGCTCTTTGCCCGCACCGTAGCAAGTCCCCTTATCAAGCTGAGCGCCGCCGCCGAGGAAATTGGCAGGGGTAACTTGGACGTGAAAGTGGCGGTTGATTCCAACGATGAGGTGGCAGTGCTGGCAAAGAATCTTAACGCGATGGCGAAAAATCTTTCCGCCTCCCGCACGGCGCTGGAAAAAGCCAAGGAAGAGGCGGAAGAGGCGACAAGGCTGAAGGATAAATTTGTCACGCTCGTGTCGCATGACCTGCAAACGCCGCTTGTCGGCATGCTGGGAATGATGCATCTTCTTCAGGAACAGCCGGAAATACGGCCTGAAAGCCGGCATTTTATTGTTCAGGCTGTTCAAGGCAATAAGCGGATGTTGCACATGATAGACCAACTGCTTGACATCAATCGCATCCGGTCGGGAAAGTTGCAGTTGAAATTGCGCTATTGCAGCGGTACCAATATTGTCCGGGATGCTGTGGCAACCGTTGAAGGCATGGCGGCGGAGAAGGGGATCGCCATACAGAATATGGTGCCGGACAAGACGATGGTGATCGCCGATCCCGTTTTTTTGCAGCAGGTTTTTTGCAACCTGCTGACCAATGCGGTCAAATTCAGCGGGCCGGGGAAAGCCGTGACCATCAAATATTCCCCCGGTAAAAGCATGGTTTTTAAAGTTGAAGACAGCGGCGTTGGCATCCCTCCCGATTCCATAAAGAAGATATTCAGCTATCACGAAAAGACATCGACACATGGAACGCGGGGAGAGGCCGGCAATGGCTTTGGCCTTCCCCTTTCCGCCGACATCATGGAGGCGCTCAATGGCAAGTTGAAAGCGGAATCCCGGCCGGAAGGCGGCGCCTCTTTTTCCGTCATTTTGCCAAATCCCGTGCCAAAGATACTTATTATGGAAAGCAGCGCCGGTTCATGCGATGCGTTGAAGGGTTTGCTGGAGGAACGGGGATTCACGGTGACGGCCAGCCCCCACGCCCTTAAAATCCTGGAAATGCTGAAAGGGGAACGGTTTGACTTTCTGCTGGTGCAACTCTCCGGCACAAAGGAGACCGGGGCCGAGCTTTTTCGGTTGGTCGCCCGTGATAAGACGTTGGAAGGGATGCCGGTGTTGGCGATAGATGATGGCAAATGCAATGATGATTCAAAATTAATCAAGGGCTGTGAAACTATGGCTCGTGGCGCCACGGAGACCGCGGCGGTTATCGAGAGAATATGCTCCGTGCTTATGGGCGAGGGTTCGACACGGAAGGGGTAA
- a CDS encoding PAS domain-containing protein: MKIQPASAKIKTRITFLVITLLVLSLAAIGVSNYVLYRIALNQAGEMLGYTTKSNALFFEYSFRHLEEEAKHSGVPYSVDHALALYRERLKAGVVFGETGESVIARREGDSIRFFVHNRLKNSGAPVVIPFDSSGTAKPMKLALAGKSGTAITTDYRNITVLAAYEPLPAMNLAIVTKMDLAEIREPFLKGAAQLFFVIFVIIIGGAFVYLKVITPLIPLLMESEERLMTLVNGIDESLLFIDPAGKALIVNETAANRMGQSPSELIGHDVFSFFPPEIAASRRRKLGEALETGKAVHFDDERNGRHYHNSFFPVMDDTGRNIVSIVIHARDVTEQINAKNEILAAKEQAEKATRLKDKFVMLVSHDLKTPLVGMLGMMQLLQKRTGNPEDNRHCIDLAVQSNQRMIRMIDQLLDINRIRSGKLHLKCRYCDGSGIVREAVAIVGDMAAQKGITMQNMVPDRTMVIADPIFLQQVFCNLLTNAVKFSGPGKAVTIKFSPGEKMVFAVEDDGVGIAPDLMKSIFSYHDKTSTRGTHGEAGTGFGLPLSADIMEALNGKLKAESRPEGGTSFLVILPNPAPKLLIMESSAGSCDALKGLLEERGFTVTASPHALKILEMLEEERFDFLLVQLSGIKETGTELLRLVARDQSLRGMSLLAIGDSVCYGKNGADSDINDIMNCGPETAAVIERIYSVLMGEDSTWKG, translated from the coding sequence ATGAAGATACAACCGGCATCGGCAAAAATCAAAACAAGGATAACATTCCTCGTTATAACCCTGCTGGTGCTTTCTTTGGCGGCCATCGGCGTCAGCAACTATGTTCTCTACCGCATCGCGCTGAACCAGGCGGGCGAGATGCTTGGGTATACGACAAAAAGCAACGCGCTTTTTTTTGAGTATTCCTTCCGTCATCTGGAAGAAGAAGCCAAGCATTCCGGCGTCCCTTATAGTGTTGATCACGCCCTCGCGCTTTACCGCGAACGCTTGAAAGCCGGCGTCGTGTTCGGCGAGACGGGGGAGAGCGTCATTGCGCGGCGGGAGGGAGATTCAATCCGCTTCTTTGTGCATAACCGGCTCAAGAATTCCGGCGCTCCCGTTGTTATTCCGTTCGATTCGAGCGGCACGGCAAAGCCGATGAAACTGGCGTTGGCCGGAAAATCGGGGACGGCAATAACCACCGATTACCGCAACATCACGGTGCTGGCGGCATACGAGCCGCTTCCCGCGATGAACCTCGCGATCGTAACCAAGATGGACCTTGCCGAGATACGGGAACCCTTTTTAAAAGGGGCCGCGCAATTATTCTTTGTAATTTTTGTCATTATCATTGGCGGCGCATTCGTCTACCTCAAAGTCATCACGCCGTTGATACCGCTCCTTATGGAGAGTGAAGAACGGCTGATGACGCTTGTTAACGGCATCGATGAATCGCTGCTTTTTATCGACCCCGCCGGAAAGGCTCTCATAGTCAATGAAACCGCCGCCAATCGAATGGGCCAATCCCCCTCCGAACTGATCGGGCATGATGTTTTCAGTTTTTTTCCACCGGAGATCGCGGCCTCAAGGCGGAGGAAATTAGGGGAGGCGCTGGAAACCGGCAAGGCGGTGCATTTCGATGATGAGCGGAATGGGCGTCATTATCATAACTCGTTTTTTCCGGTGATGGACGATACGGGACGAAACATCGTTTCGATCGTTATCCATGCCCGCGACGTCACCGAGCAGATTAATGCGAAAAATGAAATCCTGGCGGCGAAGGAACAGGCGGAAAAGGCGACCCGGCTGAAGGATAAATTTGTCATGCTCGTGTCGCATGACCTGAAAACACCGCTTGTCGGCATGCTGGGAATGATGCAGCTTCTTCAAAAACGAACGGGAAACCCGGAGGACAACAGGCATTGCATCGATCTGGCGGTTCAATCCAACCAGCGGATGATACGGATGATAGACCAACTGCTTGACATCAACCGCATCCGGTCGGGGAAGCTGCATCTGAAATGCCGCTATTGCGATGGCTCCGGCATTGTCCGTGAGGCCGTGGCGATTGTTGGGGACATGGCGGCCCAGAAAGGAATTACCATGCAAAACATGGTGCCGGACAGGACTATGGTGATTGCCGATCCCATTTTTCTACAGCAGGTTTTTTGCAATCTGCTGACCAACGCGGTCAAATTCAGCGGGCCGGGGAAAGCCGTGACCATTAAGTTTTCCCCGGGTGAAAAGATGGTTTTTGCCGTTGAAGACGACGGCGTTGGCATCGCTCCCGATCTCATGAAGAGCATATTCAGCTATCACGATAAGACATCGACCCGCGGAACGCATGGAGAAGCCGGAACGGGTTTTGGCCTTCCCCTTTCCGCCGACATCATGGAGGCGCTCAACGGCAAGTTGAAAGCCGAATCCCGGCCGGAAGGCGGCACCTCTTTTTTGGTTATTTTGCCAAACCCCGCGCCAAAGCTCCTTATCATGGAAAGCAGCGCCGGTTCATGCGATGCGTTGAAGGGTTTGCTGGAGGAGCGGGGATTTACGGTGACGGCCAGCCCCCACGCCCTTAAAATTCTGGAAATGTTGGAAGAGGAGAGGTTCGATTTCCTGTTGGTGCAGCTCTCCGGCATAAAGGAGACCGGTACCGAGCTTCTTCGTTTGGTCGCCCGCGATCAATCGCTGAGGGGGATGTCGCTGCTGGCGATAGGGGATAGCGTATGTTACGGAAAAAATGGGGCTGATAGCGATATTAACGATATAATGAATTGCGGCCCGGAAACCGCGGCGGTTATCGAGCGAATATACTCCGTGCTAATGGGCGAGGATTCGACATGGAAGGGATGA
- a CDS encoding PAS domain S-box protein: MASTGKRKAAGKNSVRAAPRVSQKAAPSKPAKKPAASQKRLKDKDGNIPPALDTTGAIYAIGGVGAEITGIKKTEELLRTHQAELEMQSEDLRQTREDLEVSRAKYYDLYNLAPVGYFTISGRGLIAEANFTAASLLGMEKNLLIRQPFTRFIAAEHQDRYYLSHKELHETGKSQSCELRIARQNGVPFWARLEAAAAVDAESGAPVCHVAMIDITERVYAEVRMRLLQSAMDQADETVIITDPDGAIEYANAAAEKKSGYPLNALLGKPPRIFKSGIHDAAFYERLWRTIKSGHIWRGNIINRRADGSHYEEEVTISPVLGDGGVITHFIAIRHDITEQKMLRQQLIHAEKLSSIGTFVAGVAHELNNPLTAVIGFSNDLRQRTDLPEDLRHTLGVIADQSKRAVGVVKNLLSYSRPHKVERRTLDINKLLENTVGIHRYRLSADNIPVETAFASDPLPVYADAGQVQQVVVNILLNAQAAIKSAGADGVIRIATRRESKWMEDMAVITISNSGPPIPIKDIDRIFVPYFTTKGAGEGTGLGLYVAYNIVKDHQGELRAENLPGGGVAFHITFPASAEKRAATAPVSQNGKITPGIKVLVVDDEAPVRDWLTGMLLRHRVFAVGAGSVREAIEYLQNGSFDAIVSDYKMPEKDGIDLYGWLAEQRPETAKHFMFLTGAVEPRLIEFCEGQNLAALIKPVGEEAIIAAIAQMLAKEG; encoded by the coding sequence ATGGCATCCACTGGCAAGCGAAAAGCCGCCGGTAAAAACAGCGTGCGCGCCGCTCCCCGTGTATCCCAAAAAGCCGCTCCATCCAAACCGGCCAAAAAACCGGCGGCGTCCCAAAAACGGTTGAAAGACAAAGACGGGAATATTCCTCCCGCATTGGACACAACTGGCGCGATATACGCCATCGGCGGCGTGGGCGCCGAAATTACCGGCATTAAAAAGACGGAAGAACTCCTGCGGACGCACCAGGCCGAACTGGAAATGCAGAGCGAGGATCTGCGCCAAACGCGGGAGGATCTGGAAGTTTCCCGCGCCAAGTATTACGATCTCTATAACCTTGCGCCGGTCGGCTATTTCACCATCAGCGGGCGGGGTTTGATCGCTGAAGCGAACTTCACGGCCGCCTCTTTGCTTGGCATGGAAAAAAACCTCCTGATCAGGCAACCGTTCACGCGATTTATCGCCGCCGAGCATCAGGATAGATACTACTTGTCCCACAAAGAACTCCATGAAACAGGCAAATCCCAGTCGTGCGAGTTGAGGATTGCGCGCCAGAACGGCGTTCCATTCTGGGCGCGTTTGGAAGCGGCGGCCGCCGTGGATGCTGAAAGCGGAGCGCCCGTGTGCCATGTCGCGATGATCGACATAACCGAACGGGTGTACGCCGAAGTGCGGATGCGGCTGCTGCAAAGCGCCATGGATCAGGCGGATGAAACGGTTATTATCACCGACCCCGATGGCGCCATCGAATACGCCAATGCCGCAGCCGAAAAAAAGTCCGGTTACCCCCTAAACGCCCTGCTGGGAAAACCCCCCCGGATATTCAAAAGCGGTATTCACGATGCGGCCTTCTATGAACGTCTGTGGCGCACCATCAAATCCGGCCACATCTGGAGGGGGAACATCATCAACCGGCGGGCCGACGGCTCCCATTACGAGGAAGAAGTCACCATCAGCCCGGTGCTGGGGGACGGTGGCGTGATTACCCATTTCATCGCCATCCGCCATGACATCACCGAGCAAAAGATGCTGCGTCAGCAGCTCATCCACGCCGAAAAACTCTCCTCCATCGGCACCTTCGTGGCCGGTGTGGCGCACGAGTTGAACAACCCGCTTACCGCCGTTATCGGTTTTTCCAACGACCTCCGGCAGCGCACCGACCTGCCCGAAGATTTGCGGCACACCCTTGGCGTTATCGCCGATCAGTCGAAGCGGGCGGTGGGGGTGGTGAAAAACCTGCTCTCCTATTCGCGCCCCCACAAGGTGGAGCGGCGCACGCTGGATATCAACAAACTGCTGGAAAACACCGTCGGCATCCACCGCTACCGGCTGTCGGCCGACAACATCCCCGTGGAAACGGCGTTCGCTTCCGATCCTTTGCCGGTTTACGCGGACGCCGGACAGGTTCAGCAAGTGGTGGTGAACATCTTGCTCAACGCCCAGGCCGCCATCAAATCGGCCGGCGCTGACGGCGTTATCCGCATCGCCACCCGGCGGGAGAGCAAGTGGATGGAAGATATGGCGGTCATCACCATCAGCAACAGCGGCCCTCCGATCCCCATTAAAGATATTGACCGGATATTCGTCCCCTATTTCACCACCAAGGGGGCGGGGGAGGGAACCGGATTGGGGCTTTACGTCGCTTATAATATCGTGAAAGATCATCAAGGGGAACTGCGGGCCGAAAACCTGCCGGGGGGCGGAGTGGCGTTCCACATCACCTTTCCCGCCAGCGCGGAAAAACGTGCCGCCACCGCGCCCGTTTCCCAAAACGGCAAAATCACCCCCGGCATTAAAGTGCTGGTGGTGGACGACGAAGCGCCGGTGCGGGATTGGCTCACCGGCATGTTGCTGCGGCATAGAGTATTCGCCGTGGGGGCTGGGAGCGTCAGGGAAGCCATTGAGTATTTGCAAAATGGCAGTTTCGACGCCATTGTTTCGGACTACAAAATGCCGGAGAAAGATGGTATTGATTTATACGGCTGGTTGGCGGAACAGCGGCCGGAGACGGCAAAGCATTTTATGTTCCTGACCGGGGCGGTGGAACCCCGGCTGATAGAATTTTGTGAAGGCCAAAACCTGGCCGCATTGATAAAACCGGTGGGCGAAGAGGCGATCATCGCCGCCATCGCGCAAATGCTCGCGAAAGAAGGATAA
- a CDS encoding response regulator → MEHAALTVLVVDDDEAARLYLAIVLRKNGFAVLEAPDGAAAIKIMRERDKEIAAVISDIRMPNIDGLKLAELNYQNGFLPFIACTMISDAAAALTLLKFGVRDYVVKPVEETVLVNTVRDAIGRRNLPRLFADDETPLPGNMGVITISARFAAVHRARGWLELKASGIMSPVEQRQFLAFASEFLMNAYEHGSLMLTEEEKSALLESGGYHDELRRRELECKAKIEVAVSIVGNEIAISVTDPGYGFDYKRYQEMSEAEMLDRLIMPNGRGIQMAMQYFDSITFSKGGAGVLLTKKMPKG, encoded by the coding sequence ATGGAACATGCAGCCCTTACGGTTCTTGTCGTGGACGACGATGAAGCGGCACGCCTTTACCTCGCCATCGTCCTTCGCAAAAACGGCTTCGCCGTGCTGGAAGCGCCGGACGGGGCCGCGGCTATAAAGATCATGCGGGAGCGGGACAAGGAGATAGCCGCGGTGATCAGCGATATCCGCATGCCCAACATCGACGGGTTGAAGCTGGCCGAGCTGAACTACCAGAACGGCTTCCTGCCGTTTATTGCCTGTACGATGATCTCGGACGCGGCTGCGGCGCTTACGTTGCTCAAATTCGGCGTGCGCGACTATGTGGTGAAGCCGGTGGAGGAAACCGTGCTGGTGAACACGGTGCGCGACGCCATCGGGCGGCGCAATCTCCCCCGCCTGTTCGCCGACGACGAGACCCCCCTCCCCGGCAATATGGGGGTCATCACCATCTCGGCCCGCTTTGCCGCGGTACACCGTGCGCGCGGATGGCTGGAGTTGAAGGCAAGCGGCATCATGTCGCCGGTCGAGCAGCGTCAATTTCTCGCCTTTGCTTCGGAATTCCTGATGAATGCCTACGAGCACGGCAGCCTGATGCTCACGGAAGAGGAAAAATCGGCGTTGCTGGAAAGCGGGGGATACCACGATGAATTGCGCCGCCGGGAACTGGAGTGCAAAGCGAAGATAGAAGTGGCGGTCTCCATCGTGGGGAACGAGATCGCCATCAGCGTGACCGATCCCGGGTATGGATTCGATTATAAACGGTATCAGGAGATGTCCGAGGCCGAAATGCTCGACCGCCTTATCATGCCGAACGGGCGCGGCATCCAGATGGCGATGCAGTACTTCGACAGCATCACCTTCAGCAAAGGCGGGGCGGGGGTGCTGCTCACAAAAAAGATGCCGAAAGGTTGA
- a CDS encoding rubrerythrin, producing the protein MSSGERKDLERKIEALIIAIPREAESYDFYQQLAGEYPDQASKEMFTFLAGQEKKHQEMLERILADLEKKLAKLPR; encoded by the coding sequence ATGTCGAGCGGGGAGCGCAAAGACCTGGAGCGAAAAATCGAGGCGCTGATTATCGCCATTCCGCGCGAGGCGGAATCGTATGACTTTTATCAGCAACTGGCCGGGGAATATCCCGACCAGGCTTCGAAGGAAATGTTCACCTTCCTGGCCGGGCAGGAAAAAAAACATCAGGAGATGCTGGAGCGTATCTTGGCTGATCTTGAAAAAAAACTGGCAAAGTTGCCACGTTGA
- a CDS encoding rubredoxin: MAKWVCTICGYVYDPAAGDPDSGIAPGTSFEDIPGDWVCPACGVGKKDFSKVG; encoded by the coding sequence ATGGCTAAATGGGTATGCACTATTTGCGGTTATGTTTATGATCCCGCCGCCGGCGATCCAGACAGCGGTATCGCTCCCGGCACCTCTTTTGAAGACATTCCCGGAGATTGGGTCTGTCCCGCCTGTGGCGTCGGCAAAAAAGACTTCAGCAAGGTCGGCTGA